A window of Mycolicibacterium madagascariense genomic DNA:
CCGACCGCCTACGACCGCGTGCTCGCCACCCGCTTCGGGGTCAACGCCGCCGACGCCGCGCACTCCGGCGAGTACGGGATGATGGTGTCGCTGCGCGGTCAGGAGATCGGCCGCGTCCCCCTCGCCGAGGCGGTCAAGCAGTTGAAGCTGGTCCCGCAGGGCCGCTACGACGACGCGGCGGAATTCTTCGGCTGACCCCTCCCCGCGAACAGACGCGAAAGTGCACTTTTCGCGGCGTGTCGCAGCACCTTTGCGGCTGCTCGCGAGGGGATCGCGGGGGGAGTGGGCGCCCAACTAAGATCGAGACATGACCCTTGCCCCCGCTGAACTGCTCGACTACGACGAGGTCATCGCCCGCTACGAACCCGTGATGGGCATGGAGGTGCACGTCGAACTGTCGACGGCGACCAAGATGTTCTGCGGTTGCGCCAACGAATTCGGCGCCGAACCCAACACCCACGTCTGCCCGACGTGCCTCGGCCTGCCCGGCTCGTTGCCGGTCGTCAACGCCGCGGCCGTCGAGTCCGCGATCCGCATCGGTCTGGCCCTCAACTGCGACATCGCCCCCTGGGGACGCTTCGCCCGCAAGAACTACTTCTATCCCGACCAGCCGAAGAACTACCAGATCAGCCAGTACGACGAACCGATCGCGGTGAACGGCTACCTCGACGCCCCGCTCGACGACGGCACCACCTGGCGCGTGGAGATCGAGCGCGCGCACATGGAGGAGGACACCGGCAAGCTGACGCACCTCGGCAGCAGCACCGGTCGCATCGAGGGCGCGACGACGTCGCTGCTCGACTTCAACCGCGCGGGCGTGCCGCTGGTGGAGATCGTCACCAAGCCCATCGAGGGAGCCGGTGCGCGGGCCCCGGAGATCGCCCGCGCCTACGTCACCGCGCTGCGAGAGGTGTTGCGCGGCTTGGGCGTATCGGACGTGCGGATGGATCAGGGCTCGATGCGCTGCGACGCCAACGTGTCGCTCAAGCCCATCGGCGCACAGGAGTTCGGCACCCGCACCGAGACGAAGAACGTCAACTCGCTCAAGAGCGTCGAGGTGGCCGTGCGGTACGAGATGCGCCGCCAGGCAGCGGTTCTGGAGGCCGGCGGCGAGATCGTTCAGGAGACCCGGCACTTCCACGAGGACGGCTACACCAGTGCGGGTCGGCGCAAGGAGACCGCCGAGGACTACCGCTACTTCCCCGAGCCCGACCTGGAGCCGATAGCGCCGGACGCCGAATTGATCGAACGGCTGCGCGGCACGATCCCCGAGCTTCCGTGGTTGCAGCGCAACAGGATTCAGCAGGACTGGGGCATCTCCGACGAGGTCATGCGAGACCTGGTCAACAACGGCGTCATCGACCTCGTCGCCGCCACGGTCGCCGCGGGCGCCCCGAGCGAGGCCGCGCGGGCATGGTGGGGAAACTTCCTGGTGCAGAAGGCCAACGAGCTCGGGGTGACGCCCGCGGAGTTGGCCATTACCCCCGGGCAGGTGGCGGCCGTGGTGCAGCTCGTCGAGGACGGCAAGCTGTCGAACAAGCTCGCCCGCGACGTGATCGAGGGCGTGCTGGCCGGTGAGGGTGAGCCCGAGCAGGTGATGACCGACCGCGGATTGGCCGTCGTGCGCGACGATTCGGTGATGCAGGCCGCGGTCGACGAGGCGCTGGCGGCCAACCCCGGTGTCGCCGACAAGATCCGCGGCGGCAAGGTGCAGGCGGCGGGTGCGATCGTCGGCGCGGTCATGAAGGCCACCCGGGGTCAGGCCGACGCGGCCCGCGTACGCGAACTGGTCCTGGCTGCCTGCGGCGTCGACGGCTAGCGCCGCCCGCGCCGGGGGAGTTCCGGCGCGCGCGCGTCAGGTGTTCTCGGCGTTGCTTCTCGGGAATCCGCCGCCCTGCGGGAACAGCGGGAACACGACGTCGTCGAACTTGTCGGCGTCGCCGGAGGTCTTGTTGACCGTGCCGCCCCAGACGTTGCCGTCGGGGGACAGCTGCAGCGCCCAGGCGTGACCGTGCGTGTCCTGGCGAATGACCTCGGGGTTGCCGGTGACGGCGCCGGTGTCGGGCGCCAGGCGGACGGCGACCGTCTGCTTCGTGGTGACCATGTTGACCAGGACCGTGCCGTCGGTCACCACGCAGCCCGCGATGCCCGGTTTGTCGGGCCACGTCCACACCGTCG
This region includes:
- the gatB gene encoding Asp-tRNA(Asn)/Glu-tRNA(Gln) amidotransferase subunit GatB, whose amino-acid sequence is MTLAPAELLDYDEVIARYEPVMGMEVHVELSTATKMFCGCANEFGAEPNTHVCPTCLGLPGSLPVVNAAAVESAIRIGLALNCDIAPWGRFARKNYFYPDQPKNYQISQYDEPIAVNGYLDAPLDDGTTWRVEIERAHMEEDTGKLTHLGSSTGRIEGATTSLLDFNRAGVPLVEIVTKPIEGAGARAPEIARAYVTALREVLRGLGVSDVRMDQGSMRCDANVSLKPIGAQEFGTRTETKNVNSLKSVEVAVRYEMRRQAAVLEAGGEIVQETRHFHEDGYTSAGRRKETAEDYRYFPEPDLEPIAPDAELIERLRGTIPELPWLQRNRIQQDWGISDEVMRDLVNNGVIDLVAATVAAGAPSEAARAWWGNFLVQKANELGVTPAELAITPGQVAAVVQLVEDGKLSNKLARDVIEGVLAGEGEPEQVMTDRGLAVVRDDSVMQAAVDEALAANPGVADKIRGGKVQAAGAIVGAVMKATRGQADAARVRELVLAACGVDG